A region from the Triticum aestivum cultivar Chinese Spring chromosome 3D, IWGSC CS RefSeq v2.1, whole genome shotgun sequence genome encodes:
- the LOC123079839 gene encoding glucan endo-1,3-beta-glucosidase 14 isoform X3 codes for MEHRVPSSPLLPCILLLLSLFSVGTVSAQQKFGINYGQIANNLPDPTQVASLLRSMNVNRVKLYDADPKVLTAFANTGVEFIISVGNENLQTMATSPGAARQWVAQHVQPFIPATRITGIIVGNEVLGNNDTAMAASLVPAMQAVYDALAALGLSGRVTVSSAHSVNVLASSFPPSSGAFQEGVAQYVRPLLDFHSKTGSPFLINAYPFFAYKGSPASVSLPYVLFQPNAGVRDGGLVYDNMLYAQIDAVYAAMKAMGHTDIGVRVSETGWPSKGDEDEVGATAQNAAAYNGNLMQRIAMGQGTPLKPSVPIDVFVFALFNENMKPGPASERNYGLFYPNGSPVYAINAGTAGSGDGGGSSVGRFDPYSSQSMFSAASRLVAMVSSVHYSAWWEDIKWSLDAFLESSISSWIWSNRSNLQDRGGSFLGASAIVFRHITDPITLEAFAVSEALALSHDLYIQRLHIASDRKVVVEDIQKRNRTSYGAVIQEIITHSVFFTSCKIVYENRSSNLQAHNLAKHALTLEGGRHVWLGHPGNLPSIPVNIVTN; via the exons ATGGAGCATCGCGTCCCATCGTCGCCGCTCCTGCCCTGCAtcctgctgctgctctcgctcttctCAG TGGGCACAGTGTCGGCGCAGCAAAAGTTCGGCATCAACTACGGGCAGATCGCCAACAACCTGCCGGACCCCACGCAGGTGGCGAGCCTGCTCCGGTCCATGAACGTGAACCGGGTGAAGCTCTACGACGCGGACCCCAAGGTGCTGACGGCGTTCGCCAACACGGGCGTGGAGTTCATCATCTCGGTGGGCAACGAGAACCTGCAGACCATGGCGACCAGCCCCGGCGCGGCGCGGCAGTGGGTGGCGCAGCACGTGCAGCCCTTCATCCCGGCCACCCGCATCACCGGCATCATCGTCGGCAACGAGGTGCTGGGCAACAACGACACGGCCATGGCGGCCAGCCTCGTGCCCGCCATGCAGGCCGTCTACGACGCGCTCGCCGCGCTCGGGCTGAGCGGCCGGGTGACGGTCTCGTCGGCGCACTCGGTGAACGTGCTCGCCAGCAGCTTCCCGCCGTCGTCCGGCGCGTTCCAGGAGGGCGTGGCGCAGTACGTGAGGCCGCTGCTGGACTTCCACAGCAAGACGGGCTCCCCCTTCCTCATCAACGCGTACCCATTCTTCGCCTACAAGGGGAGCCCGGCGAGCGTGTCGCTGCCGTACGTGCTGTTCCAGCCCAACGCCGGCGTGCGCGACGGCGGCCTGGTGTACGACAACATGCTGTACGCGCAGATCGACGCGGTGTACGCGGCCATGAAGGCCATGGGGCACACGGACATCGGCGTGCGGGTGTCGGAGACGGGGTGGCCGTCGAAAGGGGACGAGGACGAGGTGGGCGCCACCGCGCAGAACGCGGCGGCGTACAACGGCAACCTCATGCAGCGGATCGCCATGGGCCAGGGCACGCCGCTCAAGCCCAGCGTGCCCATCGACGTGTTCGTGTTCGCGCTCTTCAACGAGAACATGAAGCCCGGGCCGGCGTCAGAAAGAAACTACGGGCTGTTCTACCCCAACGGCTCCCCGGTGTACGCGATCAACGCCGGCACCGCCgggtccggcgacggcgggggGTCGTCGGTGGGGAGGTTCGACCCGTACTCGTCGCAGTCCATGTTCTCGGCCGcgtccagattggtggcg ATGGTTTCATCAGTACATTATTCAGCCTGGTGGGAAGATATCAAATGGAGCCTTGATGCTTTTTTAGAAAG CAGTATCTCGTCATGGATATGGAGCAATAGGAGTAATCTGCAGGACCGAGGAGGATCTTTCTTAGGAGCATCAGCCATTGTGTTTAGGCACATCACAGACCCAATAACTTTAGAGGCGTTTGCTGTCAGCGAGGCATTGGCCCTATCGCATGATCTGTATATCCAGAGATTACACATTGCATCAGACCGCAAGGTGGTCGTTGAGGACATTCAGAAGCGAAATCGGACAAGTTATGGAGCTGTAATCCAGGAGATCATTACCCATTCTGTTTTCTTTACATCGTGTAAAATAGTTTATGAAAATAGGAGCTCGAATTTGCAGGCTCACAATTTAGCGAAGCATGCTCTTACCTTGGAAGGTGGCCGTCATGTTTGGTTAGGTCATCCGGGAAATCTTCCTTCCATCCCTGTAAATATTGTGACGAATTAA
- the LOC123079839 gene encoding glucan endo-1,3-beta-glucosidase 14 isoform X2 encodes MEHRVPSSPLLPCILLLLSLFSVGTVSAQQKFGINYGQIANNLPDPTQVASLLRSMNVNRVKLYDADPKVLTAFANTGVEFIISVGNENLQTMATSPGAARQWVAQHVQPFIPATRITGIIVGNEVLGNNDTAMAASLVPAMQAVYDALAALGLSGRVTVSSAHSVNVLASSFPPSSGAFQEGVAQYVRPLLDFHSKTGSPFLINAYPFFAYKGSPASVSLPYVLFQPNAGVRDGGLVYDNMLYAQIDAVYAAMKAMGHTDIGVRVSETGWPSKGDEDEVGATAQNAAAYNGNLMQRIAMGQGTPLKPSVPIDVFVFALFNENMKPGPASERNYGLFYPNGSPVYAINAGTAGSGDGGGSSVGRFDPYSSQSMFSAASRLVAVRRRLSSLTLLLVLPVLSALLAC; translated from the exons ATGGAGCATCGCGTCCCATCGTCGCCGCTCCTGCCCTGCAtcctgctgctgctctcgctcttctCAG TGGGCACAGTGTCGGCGCAGCAAAAGTTCGGCATCAACTACGGGCAGATCGCCAACAACCTGCCGGACCCCACGCAGGTGGCGAGCCTGCTCCGGTCCATGAACGTGAACCGGGTGAAGCTCTACGACGCGGACCCCAAGGTGCTGACGGCGTTCGCCAACACGGGCGTGGAGTTCATCATCTCGGTGGGCAACGAGAACCTGCAGACCATGGCGACCAGCCCCGGCGCGGCGCGGCAGTGGGTGGCGCAGCACGTGCAGCCCTTCATCCCGGCCACCCGCATCACCGGCATCATCGTCGGCAACGAGGTGCTGGGCAACAACGACACGGCCATGGCGGCCAGCCTCGTGCCCGCCATGCAGGCCGTCTACGACGCGCTCGCCGCGCTCGGGCTGAGCGGCCGGGTGACGGTCTCGTCGGCGCACTCGGTGAACGTGCTCGCCAGCAGCTTCCCGCCGTCGTCCGGCGCGTTCCAGGAGGGCGTGGCGCAGTACGTGAGGCCGCTGCTGGACTTCCACAGCAAGACGGGCTCCCCCTTCCTCATCAACGCGTACCCATTCTTCGCCTACAAGGGGAGCCCGGCGAGCGTGTCGCTGCCGTACGTGCTGTTCCAGCCCAACGCCGGCGTGCGCGACGGCGGCCTGGTGTACGACAACATGCTGTACGCGCAGATCGACGCGGTGTACGCGGCCATGAAGGCCATGGGGCACACGGACATCGGCGTGCGGGTGTCGGAGACGGGGTGGCCGTCGAAAGGGGACGAGGACGAGGTGGGCGCCACCGCGCAGAACGCGGCGGCGTACAACGGCAACCTCATGCAGCGGATCGCCATGGGCCAGGGCACGCCGCTCAAGCCCAGCGTGCCCATCGACGTGTTCGTGTTCGCGCTCTTCAACGAGAACATGAAGCCCGGGCCGGCGTCAGAAAGAAACTACGGGCTGTTCTACCCCAACGGCTCCCCGGTGTACGCGATCAACGCCGGCACCGCCgggtccggcgacggcgggggGTCGTCGGTGGGGAGGTTCGACCCGTACTCGTCGCAGTCCATGTTCTCGGCCGcgtccagattggtggcggtaagAAGAAGATTATCTTCTTTGACGCTACTGCTGGTATTGCCCGTGCTGTCAGCATTGTTGGCATGCTGA
- the LOC123079839 gene encoding glucan endo-1,3-beta-glucosidase 14 isoform X1, whose protein sequence is MTRPTMESGASSPLLLGLVLLSLFSVGTVSAQQKFGINYGQIANNLPDPTQVASLLRSMNVNRVKLYDADPKVLTAFANTGVEFIISVGNENLQTMATSPGAARQWVAQHVQPFIPATRITGIIVGNEVLGNNDTAMAASLVPAMQAVYDALAALGLSGRVTVSSAHSVNVLASSFPPSSGAFQEGVAQYVRPLLDFHSKTGSPFLINAYPFFAYKGSPASVSLPYVLFQPNAGVRDGGLVYDNMLYAQIDAVYAAMKAMGHTDIGVRVSETGWPSKGDEDEVGATAQNAAAYNGNLMQRIAMGQGTPLKPSVPIDVFVFALFNENMKPGPASERNYGLFYPNGSPVYAINAGTAGSGDGGGSSVGRFDPYSSQSMFSAASRLVAVRRRLSSLTLLLVLPVLSALLAC, encoded by the exons ATGACTCGACCAACAATGGAGTCCGGCGCCTCCTCGCCGCTCCTGCTCGGCCTCGTGCTGCTCTCGCTCTTCTCAG TGGGCACAGTGTCGGCGCAGCAAAAGTTCGGCATCAACTACGGGCAGATCGCCAACAACCTGCCGGACCCCACGCAGGTGGCGAGCCTGCTCCGGTCCATGAACGTGAACCGGGTGAAGCTCTACGACGCGGACCCCAAGGTGCTGACGGCGTTCGCCAACACGGGCGTGGAGTTCATCATCTCGGTGGGCAACGAGAACCTGCAGACCATGGCGACCAGCCCCGGCGCGGCGCGGCAGTGGGTGGCGCAGCACGTGCAGCCCTTCATCCCGGCCACCCGCATCACCGGCATCATCGTCGGCAACGAGGTGCTGGGCAACAACGACACGGCCATGGCGGCCAGCCTCGTGCCCGCCATGCAGGCCGTCTACGACGCGCTCGCCGCGCTCGGGCTGAGCGGCCGGGTGACGGTCTCGTCGGCGCACTCGGTGAACGTGCTCGCCAGCAGCTTCCCGCCGTCGTCCGGCGCGTTCCAGGAGGGCGTGGCGCAGTACGTGAGGCCGCTGCTGGACTTCCACAGCAAGACGGGCTCCCCCTTCCTCATCAACGCGTACCCATTCTTCGCCTACAAGGGGAGCCCGGCGAGCGTGTCGCTGCCGTACGTGCTGTTCCAGCCCAACGCCGGCGTGCGCGACGGCGGCCTGGTGTACGACAACATGCTGTACGCGCAGATCGACGCGGTGTACGCGGCCATGAAGGCCATGGGGCACACGGACATCGGCGTGCGGGTGTCGGAGACGGGGTGGCCGTCGAAAGGGGACGAGGACGAGGTGGGCGCCACCGCGCAGAACGCGGCGGCGTACAACGGCAACCTCATGCAGCGGATCGCCATGGGCCAGGGCACGCCGCTCAAGCCCAGCGTGCCCATCGACGTGTTCGTGTTCGCGCTCTTCAACGAGAACATGAAGCCCGGGCCGGCGTCAGAAAGAAACTACGGGCTGTTCTACCCCAACGGCTCCCCGGTGTACGCGATCAACGCCGGCACCGCCgggtccggcgacggcgggggGTCGTCGGTGGGGAGGTTCGACCCGTACTCGTCGCAGTCCATGTTCTCGGCCGcgtccagattggtggcggtaagAAGAAGATTATCTTCTTTGACGCTACTGCTGGTATTGCCCGTGCTGTCAGCATTGTTGGCATGCTGA